In Arachis hypogaea cultivar Tifrunner unplaced genomic scaffold, arahy.Tifrunner.gnm2.J5K5 arahy.Tifrunner.gnm2.scaffold_194, whole genome shotgun sequence, the sequence AGCTTgaagatttttgaagaacattcaagagaATAGTACAATTACAACATTCTACAACATtaaagaaatttaaattcaaattgaattgaaattagaAGATTATGAAAACTACATGAATACAAGATAAAAGATGATTTATAGAGTCAACTCATGAAATGGTGGTCATTACAAAATTGATttgtaatttataaattattattttagtaagaAGTATTATCTATATAAAGACACATATATCTTGTGTATTGTATGTTCcatgaaataaaaaaagatatgattatgtaaaatttttctttattctaTTATTTCATATGAATATTGGTGAATTTGAGAAATTGAAAATACGATAGTATTATTTAAAAGAGTCAGtgatattaaaatcaattaaaatatggGTATTATACTTACAAAAAGTCATTACCAACAGTTTGTTTTAAAGCATTTTCATCAGCAAGTATCATTTTTAGACTCTATGGGTTATCATTTCATAGATTTAATAGTATTTCAATTGTTTGACGTTTTACCGCATTCACGCCCTTAAACTTGATTTTGTGATATGCAACATGCAAGTAACAATAAAGGTTGAACTTTTTGTCATCTTCTATGATTATAAAAAACGATTCGGTATCTAAAGTTCTCTTAATTTTAAAGTATGAGAAGTGTTAAAAgttagtagattttgtgatttgtaattattaattagttatcatTAGTATTTTTAGTGATATGAGATTATATTTAATGGCATagaattatttacttttttttactaattaagtattgatcaaattttaataaaaatattatccaaaacttTCTCTTAAATTATTTCTCTTTAAGATCATaatataattctttaaaaaaGTTGAAGATCATACTATTAAGATTAATTTAGAAGAATAAAAAAGTTTTGATAGGCTTATTATTTTTCATAGACTTTTTTTTAAGGATTGAATCTGACCTGTTTAAAACTTAACAAGTCCACAATCCTATTTAAAAAGTATGTTTCGTGAATTCAAACtcaaaataataaacttaaaaaaaatctaattgacATAAAATGTGCacgtattataaaatttataattcataatttgtgaagaataatttatttatatatcataaccatatttataattcataaattttttttgaacaaaaaaaattacaatcttAACTAGTCTTaactattaattatttttaataaaaataaataattaaaagtctaaattaaaaataatttattttaacaaaaaaatattttgacgacCCAATTTAACGAATTTTATAAACATTTTTTAATGTCTATATAAtctgatttttttaactaataggCATTACAAAAAGACAAAATCTAACCTACTTAATAAAACGTCGAATCGAATCGAGTCGAACGAGCTAAACTACAAACTCCCATCAATTAGCCCGACCCACTTTTACTACTACTTAGAAGTCTCAGTGCGCTCACGAGTGGTTATCACTTTCTTTTTTACCATTGTATCGAAAAATCTAAAGAGACACCACTAGGTTTCAGAAAGATGAAAGAATTTATATACAAAACAATGTTAAGAGCAGTGAAAAACTTGAAAAGAACAATCACATACAACACAGTGGTACCCCATCTACagtgaaaataaaaatttgaagcgTGGTAAAAATTTTCAGAATGTCTCATTTGAGAAAAGGTGCAAACTAAGCAGTATTTATGTTGAGAATATGAACaattatgatatgaaaaagatgaaaatCAAAACACAAACAAAGAAATAGAAATCAAACATGTATAATAAGAAGCCTAAAATCAGTAATAAAGAGACTAGAAGTTCTTGGAAATCTCAAAAGACGCTCGAAGATGATGAAGAAATTTGAAGGAAAAAAATTgaagattgcagaagaagaagaaggaagattaaataagaaaatgaaaagaagagaTATATTTAAAGTAATTTTTTGTTTGATTGATGGAAGTGAAAACTCATTTAAAGTTTCACGAGTTGAAACCTATTTTAGCCTTTGAAATTTGTTATCGATCTTAATTTCGACCCCTAAATTTATAGTTATCCAATTAACACTTCTAAATATTGGATTGTGCCTCACGCTTGCTCTTGTAGCTATCTCCGTTAACGGATATATATGGTACATTAAGTTGACAGAGTGTATATCCATGTGGCACCTAACTTGCTAGAATGGATGTATAATGAGTGAATGATGTGGCAAAAGTTGAATGAACTCAATTTGCAGGCCTCTTTTCCCAATATGTTCGAGATTTTGCCGGAGAAATTGAGTTCATTCAACTTTTCCCATGTCATTCACTCATCACACATCCATTCCGGTAAGTTTGGTGCCACGTGAATACACACTCTATCAACTTAACGTGTCACATCAGATCTTCGTTAACGGAGATAGCTACAGGAACAAACGTGGGTCACAATCTAATAATTAAAGGTGTTAATTGGGTAACTATAAATTTGGGTGTCAAAATTGAAGCCGATCGAAAATTTCAGGGACAAAATGGATTTCAACTCAAATTTCACGGAAAGAAGAAATAtttgagttaaaaaaaaaaacaatacttTTGGCATCCAAAATAAAGATTGAATAATCTTTTAGGCCTAGATATGTAACTTGATATATTCATATTGGAGTTAAACCTAAAATGGTATTTGAGATTGATGTCGTGCACTAAAATTGTCTTTGAAATTCTAATTGTACCAATTACGTCCTTGAGATTGACAAAAGTGCATCACGTTAGTCCTTGACCCATTTTTCAATAAAGATGTGATGACATGACTTGATGACGTGGGATGTTAGTGACACATGTCATTCCATGGTTTGGtcacgtgtaatggtatgatgatgtgttgACTTGTGACACATGACATGCTGATGTGGATGATTGTGTcacgtgtcacaatgctatttggCCACCTGTTCATTTGAGCCACGTGTCACAACAGtatttgtccacgtgtcatcTACTATGTCATCATTGTAGAAGCACCAAATTAATCCTTTACTTTGGATTAAGTAATTAAgtttagtccctgaaattaaaTATCGTACACCAAACTAGTTCATTCActagttttttctcattttcttctaTAAGTTTAAAATTCTCAAACATTTCAAAGACCAAATGTGTTCTCAAACATTGTGCGTTATTTGAGGAAAACAAAATAATTTCACAAGAATAAcatgaagaaaaagaaactatcaaggacaaaattatttttaaaaagtatttttttgctcgaaagacgattttaaaaccaatTCGAATTTTAGAAAtgattttgtatgtaaaaaaacaaattagagacaaaaaaaaaatttcaacttatacattaaaaattaaaatcgtacttaacctcaATTTTAATAAGCATCATgggactttaatttaattttcaaagtctgtttcttttaataaaaatttaagagTCAAGCTTCAGGTTTGCtcattttaaaatttcataaatcAACCCTACTACTTTTGTGGTCagatagtttaaaaaaaaaagttaatacaaaataaaaaatatgtgaaTGGCTACTTGTTAGTATGAATATAagcgtttttttattttttatttcctttcGTATGGAATTCAAGCTCTAATTCACTACACAAAATataagtaataattattttacgAAGATATTTTTATCTGAAAATAATATTGTGCATCTTAAATgatttaattaaacatattaaatGAAACATATCAAATCATTTCACTGTCTCAGGGTTATTAATGTTATGTTCAATTGAAGATGCTGTTATGAAAATAACTACTTACacaagattttattttttattttttttggtcggCCCTAAGGCCAAGATATTATTTTTTCTGGTCTTGTACAAAAGTTTATTAATAAGCGACCTACACCCAGAAAAGTTCGGAGATCTGCACCCATGGCTAGTGGGGACttcgaggatgatgatgatgatgatgattggggTGGTGGAATGCGCAAGATAACTAGTGGTGGCCGTAGAGCTAATCTTAGAAACCAAATTGGATTGGTCTAATGGTTAACTCACTAGTTTGCTTAGTCGCGTGAATGGATTGCCCATTGTTATAGaccttatttatattttaacgtaTATGTTATATTGATAACTGATTTTGATAGCTGACTTTAACAACCATGCACGGAATTATTATACTAACAACAATGTCGCATAAAAAACTCGTGAACAGTTTTCTTATTATCACATAATCATAACAAGGCAACTAGCTAACCGTTAATTATTGTGAATAATAAAGGACAATCCTTAATTATCCTTTCAACCAAGTAAAAAACCTGCTTAAGTTCGTTGAAGAAGTACTTCCTTCATCCATGTTGTGCTTTAGTTTTTCCATCAGCTTATGAGACCTTGATCTTGTGTTCTCATTACTAAGCAACTGATCCACTTTCTCTTTTATCTTTCCACGTGAGATCATTCCATTTTCATCCGAATCAAATGCCATTCCAACTTTCAATGCATCACAAATATAATTCTTATTGAAAAACTGGTCACCAAAATATGGCCAACACAGGAGAGGTACCCCATTAGACAAAGCTTCTATGGTCGAATTCCAACCGCAATGACTCACAAAACAAGCTATGGCAGGGTGGCTTAACACCATCTTTTGTGGAGCCCATCCAATTATTTTACCTTTGTAACCCTTAAATTCGGGAGGGAGAGACACCTTATTGGTGCAATTGGGATCTTGACGCACAACCCAGAGAAAGGGTCTATTGGTAAGTTCAAGTGCAAGTGCAAGTTCTGTAAATTGTGTTTGATTAAAGAGAGTGTGACTTCCAAAAGCAACATAAACTACAGAACATTGAGGTTGCTGATCTAACCAACTCATGCAAGATATATCTTCTTCCCAGAATTGTCCTACTGATATTGTATTGTTGTTGTTAGGTGTCAATAATGGACCTATTGGAGATAAT encodes:
- the LOC114927331 gene encoding UDP-glycosyltransferase 83A1 (The sequence of the model RefSeq protein was modified relative to this genomic sequence to represent the inferred CDS: added 334 bases not found in genome assembly) gives rise to the protein MDNNNGSSSPIKLVSIPDGLGPDHDRVHLGELCDSVLRTMPSELEKLIEDLQLNEGIKVTCVVADVFMGWALEVARKVGIKGAFFWPAAASVFVLQYNASNLVADAILDSDGLPISEKPLWLSSYIPTMEIRDLWWLNMFDPFVGKQMFKYMMHCLRNSNLTEWFLCNSTPELEPEAFSLLPNILSPIGPLLTPNNNNTISVGQFWEEDISCMSWLDQQPQCSVVYVAFGSHTLFNQTQFTELALALELTNRPFLWVVRQDPNCTNKVSLPPEFKGYKGKIIGWAPQKMVLSHPAIACFVSHCGWNSTIEALSNGVPLLCWPYFGDQFFNKNYICDALKVGMAFDSDENGMISRGKIKEKVDQLLSNENTRSRSHKLMEKLKHNMDEGSTSSTNLSRFFTWLKG